Proteins from a single region of Mucilaginibacter daejeonensis:
- a CDS encoding phosphatidylserine decarboxylase family protein translates to MTFHKEGYTSMALCILFIFVLNALVHFYFPDMVALKWLVYILSFLLFVIILQFFRSPKFAITKHDSHVICPADGKVVVIEEVEETEFLKDKRIQVSVFMSPVNVHVNRNPIAGVVSYFKYHPGKYLVAWHPKSSTENERTTIAIENKQGVTVLFRQIAGALARRIVWYVKEGQQVDQGEQFGFIKFGSRVDIFLPLGTKINVALGDKVKGGRTVLAELV, encoded by the coding sequence ATGACCTTTCATAAAGAAGGATATACCTCCATGGCCCTTTGCATTCTGTTCATTTTTGTGCTGAATGCTTTGGTGCACTTTTACTTCCCCGACATGGTGGCGCTTAAATGGCTGGTATACATTCTGTCGTTCCTGCTGTTCGTGATCATTCTCCAGTTTTTCCGCAGCCCTAAATTCGCGATCACCAAGCATGATAGCCATGTGATCTGCCCGGCCGATGGTAAGGTGGTAGTGATCGAAGAGGTTGAGGAGACCGAGTTCCTGAAAGATAAACGCATACAAGTATCAGTGTTCATGTCGCCCGTTAACGTGCACGTGAACCGTAACCCTATCGCTGGTGTGGTAAGCTATTTCAAATATCACCCGGGCAAATATCTGGTGGCATGGCATCCGAAATCCTCTACCGAGAACGAGCGTACCACTATCGCGATCGAGAACAAACAAGGCGTTACGGTATTGTTCCGCCAGATCGCAGGTGCTTTAGCACGCCGTATAGTGTGGTATGTTAAGGAAGGGCAACAAGTTGACCAAGGTGAGCAATTCGGCTTCATCAAATTTGGCTCAAGAGTAGATATCTTTTTACCATTGGGTACTAAGATCAACGTGGCCTTGGGCGATAAAGTTAAAGGTGGACGCACGGTACTGGCCGAGTTGGTATAA
- the apaG gene encoding Co2+/Mg2+ efflux protein ApaG: MATTTITDGVKISVETQYQPEYSNPANEHFMFAYKIHIENLSDNTVQLMRRHWHIFDSNGTRREVEGEGVVGLQPVIEPGGSHEYISGCNLKTDMGSMKGTYQMVRLMDDMEFEAEIPQFYLIAPFKLN, translated from the coding sequence ATGGCAACTACTACGATAACAGATGGGGTCAAGATCTCGGTCGAGACCCAGTACCAACCAGAATACTCCAACCCGGCGAATGAGCATTTCATGTTTGCCTACAAGATACATATCGAAAATTTGAGCGATAATACGGTACAATTGATGCGCCGCCATTGGCATATCTTCGACTCTAATGGCACTCGCCGCGAGGTGGAGGGTGAAGGAGTGGTCGGTCTGCAGCCGGTCATTGAACCGGGAGGTTCGCACGAATACATCTCAGGCTGTAATTTGAAGACCGATATGGGAAGCATGAAGGGTACTTATCAAATGGTGCGCCTGATGGATGATATGGAATTCGAAGCGGAGATACCGCAGTTTTACCTTATTGCTCCATTCAAATTGAATTGA
- the rimM gene encoding ribosome maturation factor RimM (Essential for efficient processing of 16S rRNA), producing the protein MKLEDHFRIGTVTKTRGLKGELQVYVDFDGLSDIEFNAVFIDIAGKLVPYFVSNIKYPQANTAYLFLEDIDHIDKATPLVKKDIYLPNKLMPEKDPDDFTLMDLEGFIAIDEAHGELGEITDVTEYPQQVIASVHYEGREILFPLNTEFIKGIDIEGGEVYLDLPEGLLDVYLNP; encoded by the coding sequence ATGAAATTAGAAGACCACTTCAGAATAGGTACCGTTACCAAGACCCGCGGACTTAAAGGCGAACTTCAGGTATACGTTGACTTTGACGGCCTGTCCGATATCGAATTCAATGCGGTGTTCATCGATATTGCCGGTAAGCTGGTACCCTACTTTGTAAGCAATATCAAATATCCTCAGGCCAACACGGCATACCTTTTTTTAGAGGATATAGACCATATTGATAAGGCCACACCACTAGTAAAGAAGGATATTTACCTGCCTAACAAGCTGATGCCTGAAAAAGACCCGGACGACTTTACGCTGATGGACCTGGAGGGCTTCATTGCCATTGATGAAGCTCATGGCGAACTGGGCGAGATCACCGATGTGACCGAATACCCTCAACAGGTGATCGCTAGCGTGCATTACGAAGGACGTGAGATACTTTTCCCGCTTAATACCGAGTTTATCAAAGGTATCGACATTGAAGGGGGCGAAGTGTACCTTGACCTGCCTGAAGGACTGCTGGATGTATATTTGAACCCGTGA
- a CDS encoding YitT family protein encodes MKRLDLPHWLTDIFYIALGILFCGFALKSFLMPNHFLDGGVTGISLLLHELYHWDSALLLVLINIPFVIVGVFQMSKTFAIKTMVSIILLGLAIVVIPYPQITSDKLLVSVFGGVFMGIGVGLAMRGGGVLDGSEVLALYTGRYLSLTISEIIFIFNVVLFLVAAIDMGITIALYSILTYYTASRTIGFVIEGLEEYNGVTIISGKSDIIKEKLVMELGRGITVYKGERGFLKNSFEVSHPVDIIYTVVTRLEVRRLRNMVHEVDEKAFVFTNTIKEAAGGVLKRRAGSH; translated from the coding sequence ATGAAGCGTCTTGACCTGCCACACTGGCTAACCGATATTTTTTACATTGCCTTAGGTATCTTATTTTGCGGCTTTGCCCTGAAGAGTTTTTTGATGCCTAACCACTTTTTAGATGGTGGCGTTACCGGTATCTCGCTGCTTTTACATGAGCTTTACCATTGGGACAGCGCCTTACTACTGGTGCTGATCAACATACCTTTTGTGATCGTGGGAGTTTTTCAAATGAGCAAGACATTCGCCATCAAGACCATGGTATCGATCATCCTGTTGGGCCTGGCCATCGTGGTGATCCCATACCCGCAGATCACTTCAGATAAATTACTGGTATCGGTGTTCGGTGGTGTATTCATGGGTATTGGCGTTGGTTTGGCCATGCGTGGCGGTGGCGTGTTGGATGGAAGCGAGGTACTCGCACTTTATACCGGGCGCTACCTGAGCCTCACCATTAGCGAGATCATCTTTATATTCAACGTGGTGCTGTTCCTGGTCGCGGCCATCGATATGGGCATCACCATTGCGTTATACTCTATACTGACCTACTACACCGCATCGCGCACCATAGGATTTGTGATCGAAGGCCTGGAAGAGTACAACGGCGTCACGATCATATCGGGCAAGAGCGATATCATCAAAGAGAAATTGGTGATGGAACTGGGTCGTGGCATCACGGTCTACAAAGGCGAACGCGGCTTTTTGAAGAACAGCTTTGAAGTTAGCCACCCGGTAGACATCATTTACACGGTAGTGACCCGCTTAGAGGTAAGGCGGCTGCGCAATATGGTGCACGAGGTCGATGAAAAGGCCTTTGTGTTCACCAATACTATTAAGGAAGCAGCGGGCGGAGTGCTTAAACGCCGTGCAGGCAGCCACTAA
- a CDS encoding UbiA prenyltransferase family protein yields the protein MKKLGLNLLDALLFSNVFMALCAVAQGLVTFHLIGAKPVPSVLALLFASTLGLYNFCLLVIKPKNPQASPYRRARWFFKYHRLMISITMVCLLALIPLFFMLSMQAKLLLVLLAILSVGYGLPLFSNRGRRSGLRNVPGLKALLITLVWTLSCVLLPVLEAHAQGLTRISNMDVFILTAKRFIFIAALTVPFDIRDLFQDQIAGLKTIPVAFGEKKAYLICQFLLAGYIALLFLFRHNGFNADFVALTCVAVLTGWLIFRSTWQRNEYYYFLYLDGVLILQYVAIMIAQII from the coding sequence ATGAAAAAACTGGGACTGAACCTTTTAGATGCTTTGCTTTTCAGCAACGTGTTTATGGCGCTATGTGCGGTAGCGCAGGGGCTGGTCACTTTTCATTTGATTGGGGCTAAGCCCGTACCATCAGTACTGGCTTTACTTTTTGCATCCACCTTGGGGTTGTACAATTTTTGCCTGCTGGTGATCAAACCCAAGAACCCGCAGGCATCACCTTACCGGCGGGCCCGGTGGTTCTTCAAGTACCACCGGCTAATGATCAGCATCACCATGGTGTGCCTGCTGGCGCTTATTCCCTTATTCTTCATGCTTTCTATGCAGGCCAAATTGCTTTTGGTCCTGTTGGCGATCTTATCTGTTGGTTACGGATTACCCTTATTCAGTAACCGGGGCAGGCGCTCCGGTCTGCGTAATGTGCCCGGTTTGAAGGCCTTACTGATCACGCTGGTATGGACGCTTAGCTGCGTATTGCTACCTGTGCTGGAAGCTCATGCACAAGGCCTCACCCGTATCAGCAACATGGATGTATTCATCCTGACCGCAAAACGTTTCATATTCATTGCCGCGCTTACCGTTCCTTTCGATATACGTGACCTTTTTCAAGACCAGATCGCCGGGCTTAAGACCATACCAGTGGCCTTTGGCGAAAAGAAGGCTTACCTGATCTGCCAGTTCTTGCTGGCCGGTTACATCGCTTTATTGTTCTTATTTAGGCACAACGGCTTTAACGCCGATTTTGTAGCCCTTACCTGCGTTGCCGTACTCACCGGCTGGCTTATTTTCCGCTCCACCTGGCAACGTAACGAGTACTATTACTTCCTGTACCTTGACGGGGTACTGATCTTACAATACGTGGCGATCATGATCGCACAGATCATTTGA
- a CDS encoding putative signal transducing protein encodes MEKNWIKIYTSSNFYQAEIIKQVLTEHAIGAVLLNKQASSHQNFGSIEVYIHEKDLADAIELMVMNQISL; translated from the coding sequence ATGGAAAAGAACTGGATCAAGATCTACACTTCTTCAAACTTCTATCAGGCCGAGATCATCAAACAAGTGCTTACCGAGCATGCCATTGGCGCTGTGCTATTGAACAAGCAAGCCTCATCGCACCAAAACTTTGGCAGCATTGAGGTTTACATACATGAAAAAGATCTGGCCGACGCCATTGAACTAATGGTGATGAATCAAATCAGCTTATGA
- the dusB gene encoding tRNA dihydrouridine synthase DusB — protein sequence MSVQIGNIDLGQFPLLLAPMEDVSDPPFRYVCKQNGADMMYTEFISSEGLIRDAAKSRQKLDIFEYERPIGIQIFGSDINSMREATEIATQAGPDLMDINYGCPVKNVACRGAGASLLQDIDKMVAMTKAVVEATHLPVTVKTRLGWDDNTKNVYEVAERLQDVGIKALTIHGRTRAQMYKGVADWSLIRDIKRNPRIRIPIFGNGDIDSPEKAANWRLEYGVDGMMIGRAAIGYPWIFREIKHFFATGEHMDRPTIAERIDACKTHLDKSIEWKGPKTGIFEMRRHYSNYFKGLDNFKEFRMRMVSTDNMEELYEILWQINERYSIEMA from the coding sequence ATGTCTGTACAAATAGGAAATATCGATCTGGGCCAATTTCCGCTACTGCTGGCACCAATGGAGGACGTAAGCGATCCGCCGTTCCGTTACGTGTGTAAGCAGAACGGCGCTGATATGATGTACACCGAGTTCATCTCTTCAGAAGGGTTGATACGTGATGCGGCCAAAAGCCGCCAAAAGCTTGATATTTTTGAGTATGAACGCCCGATAGGGATACAGATATTTGGTAGCGATATCAACTCCATGCGTGAGGCCACCGAGATAGCCACCCAGGCTGGACCCGACCTGATGGATATTAACTACGGTTGCCCTGTAAAGAATGTGGCCTGCAGAGGAGCCGGTGCCAGTTTGCTACAGGATATTGACAAAATGGTGGCCATGACCAAAGCGGTAGTTGAGGCCACGCATTTGCCTGTAACGGTGAAGACTCGCTTGGGCTGGGATGATAACACCAAGAACGTTTATGAAGTTGCCGAACGCCTGCAAGATGTGGGTATCAAGGCCTTGACCATACATGGCCGTACTCGTGCTCAGATGTACAAAGGTGTGGCCGACTGGAGTCTCATCCGAGATATCAAGCGAAATCCGCGTATCAGGATCCCAATATTTGGTAACGGTGACATCGACTCACCCGAGAAGGCCGCCAACTGGCGACTGGAGTATGGGGTGGACGGAATGATGATCGGCAGGGCTGCCATCGGCTATCCATGGATCTTCCGCGAGATCAAACATTTTTTTGCCACCGGCGAGCATATGGACCGCCCGACCATTGCCGAACGCATTGATGCATGTAAGACCCACTTGGATAAATCTATCGAGTGGAAAGGTCCCAAAACAGGTATTTTCGAGATGCGCAGGCATTATTCTAACTATTTTAAAGGGTTAGATAATTTCAAAGAATTTAGAATGAGAATGGTAAGCACCGACAATATGGAGGAGCTTTACGAGATATTATGGCAGATCAATGAGCGTTACAGCATTGAAATGGCATGA
- a CDS encoding alpha-amylase family glycosyl hydrolase — translation MRPILLNTWLIAMLAFTLLSCKKGNDVNTTEDPPSTSEVPNNAGDGVTFTNSGRSAIFNLYAPEKTSVSVIGEFNNWTPTAMKKTADGSRWWIQVDNLDPAKEYAYQYLVDNTIRIADPYTEKVLDPDNDRFIPASTYPDLKAYPTGSTTGLVSVIQATQPSYTWKVNSFSRPEPKNLVVYELLVRDFVDAHNYQTLTDTLNYLKNLGINAIELLPVNEFEGNDSWGYNTNFCFALDKYYGTKNSYKAFIDACHAKGMAVIQDIVLEDQFGSSPMVRLYANSKGEPAANNPWFNTQNLHPYAVGYQMNHGSAAVQRYTKDVLKYWMQEYHIDGYRLDQSKAFTQTVSSTDAAWSAYDAARVATLKMYNTYLKSIDPTCYLILEHFAVNAEEAELANSGMIMWSNMNYNANQATMGYNTDWDLSGLFYDRYGFTQPYNRLAYFESHDEERLMFKNEQYGNSYNGYNVKDLATGLARQEMAAAFLLSPPGPKLIWQFGERGYDVSIDNNGRLGTKPPRWEYMNVRERRQLYNTYARLVKMKINNPVFTTTNFKYDLGGNIKTIQLTGTDGMNVLVAGNFDVAPQQTNVTLPVAGTWYDYLSGTTINAPTVNYTLNLKSGEYHVYSSAPLK, via the coding sequence ATGCGACCTATTTTACTGAACACATGGCTGATAGCCATGCTCGCGTTCACTCTTTTGTCATGCAAAAAAGGCAATGACGTGAACACCACCGAAGATCCGCCAAGCACCTCCGAAGTTCCCAATAATGCAGGTGACGGTGTGACATTCACCAACTCAGGCCGATCGGCGATTTTTAACCTGTATGCTCCGGAAAAAACTTCGGTAAGTGTTATCGGAGAATTTAACAACTGGACCCCTACCGCCATGAAAAAGACCGCCGATGGCAGCCGTTGGTGGATACAGGTAGATAACCTTGACCCGGCTAAAGAATATGCTTATCAGTACCTGGTAGACAACACGATCAGGATAGCCGACCCATATACTGAAAAGGTGTTGGACCCCGACAATGACCGCTTTATCCCAGCATCCACTTACCCCGACCTTAAAGCTTATCCCACTGGCTCTACCACAGGTTTGGTCAGCGTGATACAGGCCACACAACCTTCTTATACCTGGAAGGTCAATTCATTCAGCCGGCCTGAGCCGAAGAACTTAGTAGTATACGAGCTGTTGGTGCGTGACTTTGTGGATGCGCATAACTACCAAACGTTAACAGATACACTCAACTACTTAAAGAACCTGGGCATTAACGCTATCGAACTATTACCTGTGAACGAATTTGAGGGTAACGATTCGTGGGGTTACAACACCAACTTCTGCTTTGCGCTCGATAAGTATTACGGAACCAAGAATAGCTACAAAGCCTTTATAGATGCCTGTCATGCCAAGGGCATGGCCGTGATCCAGGACATCGTACTGGAAGATCAATTCGGCTCATCGCCTATGGTAAGACTTTATGCTAACAGTAAAGGCGAACCAGCAGCTAACAACCCATGGTTCAATACACAAAATCTGCACCCTTATGCAGTGGGCTACCAGATGAACCATGGATCGGCAGCAGTACAGCGTTACACTAAGGATGTGCTCAAATACTGGATGCAAGAGTACCACATTGATGGTTACCGGCTGGATCAGTCGAAGGCGTTCACACAGACCGTATCCAGCACCGATGCGGCCTGGTCGGCCTATGATGCAGCGCGCGTAGCGACGCTTAAAATGTATAATACCTATCTCAAAAGCATTGATCCTACCTGTTACCTGATACTCGAACACTTTGCCGTGAATGCCGAAGAAGCTGAATTGGCCAACAGCGGCATGATCATGTGGAGCAACATGAATTACAACGCCAACCAGGCCACCATGGGTTACAATACCGATTGGGACCTTTCGGGCTTGTTCTATGACCGGTACGGTTTTACGCAGCCTTACAACCGCCTGGCCTACTTTGAAAGCCACGATGAGGAAAGGCTCATGTTCAAGAATGAGCAGTACGGCAACAGCTACAATGGCTATAATGTGAAAGATCTGGCCACCGGCCTTGCCCGCCAGGAAATGGCGGCTGCCTTTCTGCTTAGCCCTCCGGGTCCGAAACTGATCTGGCAGTTCGGAGAGCGTGGGTATGATGTAAGCATTGATAACAATGGCCGTTTAGGCACCAAGCCGCCGCGCTGGGAATATATGAACGTGCGCGAGCGCCGCCAGTTGTACAACACCTATGCGCGCCTCGTGAAGATGAAGATCAATAACCCGGTATTTACCACCACTAACTTTAAGTATGATTTAGGTGGCAATATCAAGACCATACAACTCACCGGTACCGACGGCATGAACGTATTGGTAGCCGGCAATTTTGACGTAGCACCACAACAAACTAACGTGACCCTACCTGTTGCAGGCACCTGGTATGACTATTTGAGTGGCACCACCATTAACGCTCCTACGGTAAATTATACGCTCAACCTCAAGTCGGGCGAATATCATGTATATAGCTCGGCACCGTTGAAATAA
- a CDS encoding CPBP family intramembrane glutamic endopeptidase — protein sequence MLIFKPLQNYEICGNCMISKKPYYDRETPPWTQFLIFVGITLALLIIGSVIGLAFIAGRYGMEVMNLVMKMDLADPKAVKSLWILQITGTTIPLLLTPIVVGKFILKAPDDYLHTNTDFRRILLLIVLAIMVISTPIMEVLITFNQKMVLPPALKGLEDWMRSSEDAAQRATMALLKMNTWWDCLKSLLLIGLATAVAEELMFRGCLQTIFVKWTGNIHVAIWITAALFSAFHMEFYGFLPRLALGVFFGYFAAWSGSVWPAVWAHFINNGSAVVTTYLFQHKIIKVDPNVEHHFSYSLYILSIIITVALFWSYRDATLPKDPHRRF from the coding sequence ATGCTTATATTTAAACCGCTGCAAAATTACGAAATTTGCGGCAACTGTATGATCAGCAAAAAACCATATTATGACAGGGAAACTCCTCCCTGGACCCAATTTTTGATCTTCGTGGGCATCACACTGGCTCTATTGATCATTGGCAGTGTGATCGGACTGGCCTTTATAGCAGGACGTTATGGCATGGAGGTAATGAACCTTGTGATGAAGATGGATCTGGCAGACCCCAAAGCTGTGAAAAGCCTGTGGATCCTGCAGATCACGGGGACCACTATACCCCTTCTGCTCACCCCGATAGTGGTGGGTAAGTTCATTTTAAAGGCCCCCGATGATTACCTGCACACCAACACTGATTTCAGGCGCATCCTATTGCTGATCGTACTGGCGATAATGGTGATCAGCACTCCCATTATGGAAGTTCTCATTACGTTCAATCAAAAGATGGTATTACCACCTGCACTGAAGGGGCTGGAAGACTGGATGCGTTCATCAGAAGATGCGGCGCAGCGTGCTACAATGGCCTTGTTAAAAATGAACACCTGGTGGGATTGCCTGAAGTCGCTGCTATTGATCGGTCTTGCCACCGCGGTAGCCGAAGAACTGATGTTTAGAGGATGTTTGCAAACCATTTTTGTAAAGTGGACAGGTAATATTCACGTGGCTATTTGGATAACGGCCGCACTGTTCAGTGCCTTTCACATGGAATTTTATGGCTTTTTACCCCGGTTGGCACTTGGTGTCTTTTTTGGATACTTTGCCGCCTGGAGCGGGAGCGTTTGGCCGGCGGTATGGGCACACTTCATTAATAATGGATCAGCGGTGGTCACAACCTACCTCTTCCAGCACAAGATCATCAAGGTAGATCCTAATGTGGAACACCATTTTAGTTACAGTTTATATATCTTAAGTATCATAATTACCGTAGCTTTGTTCTGGAGTTACCGCGATGCAACACTCCCTAAAGATCCCCATCGCAGGTTTTAA
- a CDS encoding 30S ribosomal protein S16: protein MATKIRLQRHGKKGKPFYYIVVADARAPRDGRFIERIGSYNPNTNPATIDINFDKTFEWVSNGAQPTDTCRAILSYKGILYKKHLAGGVAKGALTQEQADEKFNAWLDQKDGKITGKKSSLSTAKEDAKKAALAAEAKKNEDRAAAIAAKNAPVAEEEAPATEEGTEGATEATEETAAE from the coding sequence ATGGCAACTAAGATCAGATTGCAAAGACATGGTAAAAAAGGCAAGCCTTTTTACTACATTGTAGTGGCCGACGCACGTGCTCCACGTGACGGTCGTTTTATTGAGCGTATAGGTTCATACAACCCTAACACCAATCCTGCTACTATCGATATCAACTTCGATAAAACTTTTGAATGGGTAAGCAATGGTGCACAACCTACCGACACTTGTCGTGCTATCCTTTCTTACAAAGGTATCTTATACAAAAAACACCTTGCTGGTGGCGTTGCTAAAGGCGCTTTGACCCAAGAGCAAGCTGATGAGAAATTCAATGCTTGGTTAGACCAAAAAGATGGTAAGATCACTGGTAAAAAGAGCAGCCTGAGCACTGCTAAAGAAGATGCTAAAAAAGCTGCTTTAGCTGCCGAAGCTAAAAAGAACGAGGACCGTGCTGCTGCTATCGCTGCTAAGAACGCTCCTGTTGCTGAGGAAGAAGCTCCTGCAACTGAAGAAGGTACTGAAGGCGCTACCGAAGCTACTGAAGAAACTGCTGCTGAGTAA
- a CDS encoding polysaccharide deacetylase family protein: protein MYLIKTPWLLKKLYPQLIWNMNRERRVIYLTFDDGPIPVVTPFVLETLKKYNAKATFFCIGDNISKHPDIYQQLIADGHAIGNHTYNHLKGWETDDNTYVQNFQKASDLMLTSLFRPPYGRIKRSQIRQLKALQPDLRIIMWDVLSGDFDTTLKPANCLKGVLKYTSNGAIVVFHDSLKAFERLEYVLPRALEEWAKAGFEFAIL from the coding sequence ATGTACCTCATCAAAACTCCCTGGCTGCTCAAAAAGCTCTATCCACAACTGATCTGGAACATGAATAGGGAGCGTAGGGTGATCTATCTTACCTTTGATGACGGACCTATACCGGTGGTCACCCCATTTGTGCTGGAAACACTGAAGAAGTACAACGCCAAAGCTACCTTCTTTTGCATTGGCGATAACATAAGCAAACACCCGGATATATATCAGCAGCTGATCGCCGATGGGCATGCCATAGGAAATCATACTTACAACCACCTCAAGGGTTGGGAAACCGATGATAACACTTACGTGCAAAATTTTCAAAAAGCTTCGGATCTGATGCTCACCTCTTTATTTCGCCCACCTTACGGACGGATCAAGCGCTCGCAGATCAGACAGCTTAAAGCTCTGCAGCCTGATCTGAGGATCATTATGTGGGATGTATTAAGTGGTGACTTTGACACGACGTTGAAACCAGCCAACTGCCTTAAAGGAGTATTGAAGTATACCAGTAATGGGGCTATAGTTGTTTTTCACGATAGCTTGAAGGCATTTGAACGATTGGAATATGTATTGCCGCGTGCGTTAGAGGAGTGGGCGAAAGCAGGGTTTGAGTTCGCTATACTCTGA
- a CDS encoding class I SAM-dependent methyltransferase: protein MGTNYDRTTWFYEWLSKLMFGNAQIKAQEHFLHLIQPHSSILIVGGGTGRILESLAKVHPNTLHITYVEASANMIALSKKRHVGDNQVTFIQAYMEDVDPARRFDVVLTGFLFDNFTELGAQHIFSVIHAHLKPGALWIDTDFQLTGQLWQKVMLKSMYTFFKLMRAVEVMELPDMAKLFAQNGYSMQQSKYFYRQFIGSRAYQK, encoded by the coding sequence ATGGGAACCAATTATGACCGTACCACCTGGTTCTATGAATGGCTATCGAAGCTGATGTTCGGCAACGCACAGATCAAAGCTCAGGAACATTTTCTACACCTGATCCAACCTCATTCTTCCATCCTTATCGTAGGTGGTGGAACCGGTCGTATATTGGAAAGCCTGGCTAAAGTACATCCAAATACGTTGCATATCACTTATGTGGAAGCATCGGCCAACATGATCGCGCTTTCAAAAAAGCGGCATGTCGGCGATAATCAGGTGACGTTCATACAGGCTTACATGGAAGATGTAGATCCTGCACGGCGCTTTGATGTGGTACTGACCGGCTTCTTGTTCGATAACTTTACTGAGCTTGGTGCACAGCATATATTCTCAGTGATCCATGCTCACCTCAAGCCAGGGGCTTTATGGATCGATACCGATTTTCAACTCACGGGCCAACTGTGGCAAAAGGTCATGCTTAAAAGCATGTATACTTTTTTCAAGCTGATGCGTGCGGTAGAGGTGATGGAATTACCAGATATGGCAAAGCTATTCGCGCAAAATGGGTATAGCATGCAGCAAAGCAAATACTTTTACCGGCAATTCATCGGGAGCAGGGCGTATCAAAAGTAG
- a CDS encoding phosphatidate cytidylyltransferase — translation MRTRAITGIFFVAVMLGSFFAGPVIFSVFYGFLAILCLQEFYGLLKKAGLKPNIPLGLISGAAIYASFAALFHWDAYPEAATLHKLIFLLVLPLAAILVNELYRDTETPFANIGYTYLGIILTILPFTFYHTLGFVTNTGFDAHVPMAFLIMLWANDTGAYLTGRQFGRAKLFERHSPKKTWEGFIGGILIAAVVGYILSIYFKELEWRQWVSMAIIIGIVGTLGDLVESMFKRSINVKDSGGLLPGHGGLLDRFDGLLLAAPVVFVYLYFVFN, via the coding sequence ATGAGAACACGTGCTATAACGGGTATTTTTTTTGTAGCGGTAATGCTCGGGTCTTTTTTTGCCGGCCCGGTTATCTTTTCAGTCTTTTACGGGTTTCTGGCTATACTGTGTTTGCAGGAATTCTACGGATTGCTTAAAAAGGCTGGCTTGAAGCCGAATATCCCCTTAGGCCTGATCAGTGGCGCCGCTATTTACGCATCTTTCGCGGCCTTGTTCCATTGGGATGCTTACCCTGAGGCGGCTACCCTGCACAAACTCATCTTTTTATTGGTACTGCCTTTAGCTGCCATATTGGTAAATGAGCTTTACAGGGATACAGAAACTCCTTTTGCCAACATTGGCTATACCTATTTGGGCATTATCCTCACTATACTGCCCTTCACCTTTTACCATACCCTTGGTTTTGTGACCAATACCGGCTTTGACGCACATGTACCCATGGCTTTCCTGATCATGCTTTGGGCCAATGACACGGGTGCTTACCTCACCGGTCGCCAATTTGGCCGCGCTAAGTTGTTCGAGCGTCATTCACCTAAAAAGACCTGGGAAGGGTTTATTGGTGGTATCCTGATCGCAGCTGTTGTAGGTTATATCCTCAGTATCTATTTCAAAGAATTAGAGTGGCGCCAATGGGTCTCTATGGCGATCATCATAGGTATCGTAGGCACATTGGGTGATCTGGTGGAGTCAATGTTCAAACGCAGCATCAACGTTAAAGATAGTGGCGGCCTGCTTCCGGGTCACGGTGGTTTGCTGGATCGTTTCGACGGATTATTGCTGGCTGCTCCGGTGGTGTTCGTATACCTTTATTTCGTTTTTAATTAA